From the Lysobacter sp. FW306-1B-D06B genome, one window contains:
- a CDS encoding FAD:protein FMN transferase codes for MGTTWSVKLAAPRNADLHALHAGIQSRLDDVVAQMSNWEAGSDLSRYNASDAGSWHALRDDFWTVLSCALDIAHASGGAFDPTVGSLVDGWGFGPPSAGAGAGASAFAFSPEAARAHVQWRRVILDPAQRRALQPGGTRLDLCAIAKGFGVDAVAAHLRAQGIDAALIEVGGELYGYGRKPDGAPWRVIVAGWSGDEDDANEARVLALDGLAVATSGDRWHRREHEGRAISHTLDPRSGHPVVDAPAAVTVVAADAMRADAWATALTVLGMHDGFDAACANGLAARFVDTRGDAVTERMTPAFETLLHA; via the coding sequence ATGGGCACGACCTGGTCGGTGAAACTCGCCGCGCCTCGCAACGCCGACCTGCATGCCCTGCACGCGGGCATCCAGTCGCGTCTGGACGACGTGGTCGCGCAGATGAGCAACTGGGAGGCCGGCTCGGACCTGAGCCGGTACAACGCGTCGGACGCGGGCTCGTGGCACGCGCTGCGCGATGACTTCTGGACGGTGCTGTCGTGCGCGCTCGACATCGCACACGCCAGCGGCGGCGCGTTCGACCCGACCGTGGGGTCGCTGGTGGACGGATGGGGCTTCGGCCCGCCCAGCGCGGGCGCGGGCGCGGGCGCGTCCGCGTTCGCGTTCTCGCCCGAAGCCGCACGCGCCCACGTGCAGTGGCGGCGCGTGATCCTGGATCCGGCGCAGCGCCGGGCGTTGCAACCGGGCGGCACACGGCTGGACCTGTGCGCGATAGCCAAGGGTTTCGGCGTGGACGCCGTGGCCGCCCATCTGCGCGCGCAGGGCATCGACGCGGCGCTGATCGAAGTCGGCGGCGAACTCTACGGCTACGGCCGCAAGCCCGACGGCGCGCCATGGCGGGTGATCGTGGCAGGCTGGTCCGGCGACGAGGACGATGCGAACGAAGCGCGCGTGCTGGCGCTGGATGGCCTGGCGGTCGCGACGTCGGGCGATCGTTGGCACCGACGCGAGCACGAAGGCCGCGCGATCAGCCACACACTCGACCCGCGCAGCGGGCATCCGGTCGTGGATGCGCCGGCCGCGGTCACCGTCGTCGCCGCCGATGCGATGCGGGCCGACGCCTGGGCGACGGCGCTCACGGTGCTCGGCATGCACGATGGCTTCGACGCTGCATGCGCGAACGGGCTCGCGGCACGCTTCGTGGACACGCGCGGCGACGCCGTGACCGAACGCATGACACCTGCCTTCGAAACCCTGTTGCACGCATGA
- a CDS encoding flavodoxin domain-containing protein, whose amino-acid sequence MNTDSSLKTWLGNGFVLAMLLAFVLVFGRWQSGPWWIASPRAGSWVLATLVVLAFLGLCTATWLRVREERAAARVDPGSGEDALLLAWASQTGFGQQLAEHTAQALRGAGMDVRLLPLHRIDATVLQTHRRALFIASTTGEGDPPDHALGFTRHVLGQSMALAGLEYAVLALGDRAYDRFCGFGRRLDQWLHHNGAQPLFDRIDVDAGDAGALRHWQHRLGQLAGHAELADWSAPEYRPWRLLERQWLNPGSLGGPAYYLALVPADARDLTWQAGDIAEIGPCHAPADVMAWLLASGQDGTADIERDGDTLELATLLQHSRLPEPASVRGQSAQTVADGLQALPHREYSIASLPADGSLQLLVRQMRHPDGRLGSGSGWLTAHADVGMRIDLRIRRNAAFHPPQDDRPMVLIGNGTGLAGLRAHLKARAAAGHHRNWLVFGERQRAHDFHHRDEIEGWLRDGHLQHLDLAFSRDGAQRTYVQDRLHEQSARLREWIADGAAVYVCGSLEGMAPAVDAVLRETVGLDALEAMAAEGRYCRDVY is encoded by the coding sequence ATGAACACCGATTCTTCACTGAAGACCTGGCTCGGCAACGGCTTCGTGCTGGCGATGCTGCTCGCCTTCGTGCTCGTCTTCGGGCGCTGGCAGTCGGGGCCGTGGTGGATCGCTTCGCCGCGCGCGGGGAGCTGGGTGCTGGCGACGCTGGTGGTGCTCGCCTTCCTCGGCCTGTGCACGGCCACATGGCTGCGCGTGCGCGAGGAACGCGCCGCCGCGCGCGTCGACCCGGGCAGCGGCGAGGATGCGCTGCTCCTCGCGTGGGCGAGCCAGACCGGATTCGGGCAGCAGCTCGCCGAACACACGGCGCAGGCGCTGCGCGGCGCCGGGATGGACGTGCGCCTGCTGCCGCTGCATCGCATCGATGCCACCGTGCTGCAGACGCATCGGCGCGCGCTCTTCATCGCCAGCACGACGGGCGAAGGCGATCCGCCGGACCATGCGCTTGGATTCACCCGGCACGTGCTCGGCCAGTCGATGGCATTGGCCGGGCTGGAGTATGCGGTGCTCGCACTGGGCGATCGCGCCTACGACCGCTTCTGCGGTTTCGGTCGGCGACTGGACCAGTGGCTGCACCACAACGGCGCGCAGCCGTTGTTCGATCGCATCGACGTCGACGCCGGCGACGCGGGCGCGCTGCGCCACTGGCAGCATCGCCTGGGGCAGCTCGCCGGCCATGCGGAGCTGGCCGACTGGAGCGCACCCGAATACCGCCCGTGGCGCCTGCTGGAACGCCAGTGGCTCAACCCCGGCAGCCTCGGCGGGCCCGCGTATTACCTCGCCCTGGTGCCGGCGGATGCGCGCGATCTGACGTGGCAGGCGGGCGACATCGCGGAGATCGGGCCGTGCCATGCGCCGGCCGATGTCATGGCGTGGCTGCTTGCGTCCGGCCAGGATGGAACGGCGGACATCGAGCGCGACGGCGACACGCTGGAGCTTGCGACGCTGCTGCAGCACTCGCGTCTGCCGGAACCGGCGAGCGTGCGGGGTCAGTCCGCGCAGACCGTGGCCGACGGCTTGCAGGCGTTGCCGCATCGCGAGTATTCGATCGCCTCGCTGCCCGCCGACGGCAGCCTCCAGTTGCTGGTCCGCCAGATGCGCCATCCCGACGGCCGCCTGGGCAGCGGAAGCGGCTGGCTCACCGCGCACGCGGACGTCGGAATGCGTATCGACCTGCGCATCCGCCGCAACGCGGCTTTCCATCCGCCGCAGGACGACCGGCCGATGGTGCTCATCGGCAACGGCACGGGCCTGGCGGGCCTGCGTGCGCACCTGAAGGCGCGTGCTGCTGCGGGCCATCATCGCAACTGGCTGGTGTTCGGCGAACGTCAGCGCGCGCACGACTTCCATCATCGTGACGAGATCGAAGGCTGGCTGCGCGACGGCCATCTGCAGCACCTGGACCTCGCCTTCTCCCGCGATGGTGCCCAACGCACCTACGTGCAGGACCGTCTGCACGAACAGTCCGCGCGCCTGCGCGAATGGATCGCCGACGGCGCGGCGGTCTACGTCTGCGGCAGCCTGGAAGGCATGGCGCCGGCGGTCGATGCCGTGCTGCGCGAGACGGTCGGCCTGGATGCGCTGGAAGCCATGGCCGCCGAGGGCCGCTACTGCCGCGACGTCTACTGA
- a CDS encoding HutD family protein, whose product MSNEQRSRSRVVPANEYRRERWRNQLGWTREIHAGRLPDAEPDAPWDWRLSIAEIERDAEFSAFPGVDRELVLLSGNGVRLRFEDGETHELHPPHDRLRFAGERRVVGELIDGPTHDFNLMWRRDRVRAALWHRPLVGPMVVFAEPGTTWVAHLMAGQAEFADQSGLPAMSAGDTAFFEAGELRLRHVIDGGGELLLIRIEPVAEG is encoded by the coding sequence ATGTCCAACGAGCAACGCAGCCGCTCGCGGGTGGTTCCCGCCAACGAATACCGCCGCGAACGCTGGCGCAACCAGCTGGGATGGACGCGCGAGATCCACGCCGGCCGTCTGCCTGACGCCGAACCGGACGCGCCCTGGGATTGGCGTTTGTCGATCGCGGAGATCGAGCGGGACGCGGAGTTCTCCGCATTCCCGGGAGTCGATCGCGAGCTGGTGCTGCTCAGCGGCAACGGTGTGCGCCTGCGCTTCGAGGATGGCGAGACACACGAGCTTCATCCGCCTCACGATCGCCTGCGTTTCGCGGGCGAGCGCAGGGTCGTCGGCGAACTCATCGACGGCCCCACGCACGACTTCAATCTGATGTGGCGTCGCGACCGCGTCCGCGCCGCACTCTGGCATCGCCCGCTGGTGGGGCCGATGGTGGTGTTCGCCGAACCGGGCACGACCTGGGTGGCGCACCTGATGGCGGGGCAGGCGGAGTTCGCAGACCAATCGGGATTGCCGGCGATGTCGGCGGGCGATACGGCGTTCTTCGAGGCGGGGGAGCTGCGCCTGCGTCACGTCATCGACGGCGGTGGCGAACTGCTGCTGATCCGCATCGAGCCGGTGGCTGAGGGCTGA
- a CDS encoding ComEA family DNA-binding protein, which produces MKSIAVPSLANFARALLLSLLLAAPAVAAETVNVNTADAATLDRVLVNIGPSKAEAIVAYRKTNGPFRSADQLAQVPGIGLKTVEKNKDRIVFAGGAAAASAAAKPAPTANAAAAKQPAAPVRR; this is translated from the coding sequence ATGAAATCCATTGCCGTCCCGTCGCTCGCGAACTTCGCCCGCGCGCTGTTGCTGTCGCTGCTGCTCGCGGCCCCGGCCGTCGCGGCCGAGACCGTCAACGTCAACACCGCCGATGCCGCCACGCTGGACCGCGTGCTGGTCAACATCGGCCCGAGCAAGGCCGAGGCCATCGTCGCCTACCGCAAGACCAACGGGCCGTTCCGCAGCGCCGACCAGCTGGCCCAGGTGCCGGGCATCGGCCTGAAGACGGTGGAGAAGAACAAGGACCGCATCGTGTTCGCCGGAGGCGCGGCGGCGGCGTCGGCCGCCGCCAAGCCGGCGCCGACGGCGAATGCTGCGGCGGCCAAGCAACCGGCCGCCCCGGTCAGGCGTTAA
- a CDS encoding M20 family metallopeptidase: protein MDISKVDRYVGDKWDDEIVPQLVEYIRIPNKSPMFDADWVKHGYMDDAVKLMETWAKAQPIPGMQVEVVRLEGRTPLIFIDIPAANGGRNDDCVLLYGHLDKQPEMTGWDPEFGPWNPVIKGDRLYGRGGADDGYAIFGSLTAVLALQEQQLPHARCVILIEACEESGSYDLPAYVDHLSDRIGKPSLVVCLDSGCGNYEQLWCTTSLRGLAGGNFTVKVLEEGVHSGDASGIVPSSFRLLRQLLSRLEDETTGKVRVEGLYSEVPAERLAQAREAAKVLNTAIFDKFPLLPGMTPMADDLTELVLNRTWRPALSVTGVDGMPALASAGNVLRPYTSVKLSLRLPPTLDGKKAGELLKDVLTRNPPNGAKVTLDLEKSSTGWNAPAQSPWLTNAIDASSREFFGKPAMYMGEGGSIPFMGMLGEKFPGAQFMITGVLGPHSNAHGPNEFLHIPMGKRVTACVSRVIAEHHHASLRGETTGASVAPDSGDRHGGHGCC, encoded by the coding sequence ATGGACATCAGCAAGGTCGACCGCTACGTCGGCGACAAATGGGACGACGAGATCGTTCCCCAACTCGTCGAGTACATCCGAATTCCCAACAAGTCCCCGATGTTCGACGCCGACTGGGTCAAGCACGGTTACATGGACGATGCGGTCAAGCTGATGGAAACCTGGGCGAAGGCCCAGCCGATTCCCGGCATGCAGGTCGAAGTGGTGCGTCTGGAAGGCCGCACGCCGCTGATCTTCATCGACATCCCCGCCGCCAATGGCGGACGCAACGACGATTGCGTGCTGCTGTACGGCCACCTGGACAAGCAGCCGGAGATGACCGGCTGGGATCCGGAGTTCGGTCCGTGGAATCCGGTCATCAAGGGCGACCGCCTGTACGGTCGTGGCGGCGCCGACGACGGTTACGCGATCTTCGGTTCGCTCACCGCCGTGCTGGCGTTGCAGGAACAGCAGCTGCCGCATGCGCGCTGCGTGATCCTGATCGAAGCCTGCGAGGAATCCGGCAGCTACGATCTGCCCGCCTACGTGGATCATCTTTCCGATCGCATCGGCAAGCCGTCGCTGGTGGTGTGCCTGGACTCGGGCTGCGGCAACTACGAGCAGCTGTGGTGCACGACCTCGCTGCGCGGCCTGGCCGGCGGCAACTTCACGGTGAAGGTGCTGGAAGAAGGCGTGCATTCGGGCGATGCGTCCGGCATCGTGCCGTCGAGTTTCCGCCTGCTGCGTCAGTTGCTCTCGCGTCTTGAAGATGAAACCACCGGCAAGGTCCGCGTCGAGGGCCTGTATTCCGAGGTTCCCGCCGAACGCCTGGCGCAGGCGCGCGAAGCGGCGAAGGTGCTCAACACCGCGATCTTCGACAAGTTCCCGCTGCTGCCCGGCATGACGCCGATGGCCGACGACCTCACCGAGCTGGTGCTCAACCGCACCTGGCGGCCGGCGCTGTCGGTGACCGGCGTGGACGGCATGCCGGCGCTGGCCTCGGCCGGTAACGTGCTGCGTCCGTACACGTCGGTGAAGCTCTCGCTGCGCCTGCCGCCGACGCTGGACGGCAAGAAGGCCGGCGAACTGCTCAAGGACGTGCTCACCCGCAATCCGCCCAACGGCGCGAAGGTGACGCTGGACCTGGAGAAGTCCTCCACCGGCTGGAACGCACCGGCGCAGTCGCCGTGGCTGACCAACGCGATCGACGCCTCCAGCCGCGAGTTCTTCGGCAAGCCCGCGATGTACATGGGCGAAGGCGGCTCGATTCCGTTCATGGGCATGCTCGGCGAGAAGTTCCCCGGCGCGCAGTTCATGATCACCGGCGTGCTCGGCCCGCACAGCAACGCGCACGGTCCCAACGAGTTCCTGCACATTCCGATGGGCAAGCGTGTGACGGCCTGCGTGTCGCGCGTGATCGCCGAACACCACCACGCCAGCCTGCGCGGGGAGACCACCGGCGCGTCGGTCGCACCGGACAGCGGCGACCGCCACGGCGGGCACGGCTGCTGCTGA
- a CDS encoding GlsB/YeaQ/YmgE family stress response membrane protein: MGSLLYTIIIGAVIGVLARFFKPGADPMGWILTILLGIVGAYIGSLLYARGGIIGFAISIACAVALLFLYELVRKKRA, from the coding sequence ATGGGCAGTCTGCTCTACACGATCATCATCGGTGCGGTCATTGGTGTGCTGGCCCGCTTCTTCAAGCCGGGCGCGGATCCGATGGGCTGGATCCTGACCATCCTGCTCGGCATCGTCGGCGCGTACATCGGCAGCCTGCTCTACGCCCGCGGCGGCATCATCGGTTTCGCCATTTCCATCGCCTGCGCGGTCGCGCTGTTGTTCCTGTATGAGCTGGTGCGCAAGAAGCGCGCCTGA
- the cysN gene encoding sulfate adenylyltransferase subunit CysN, with the protein MKPGLGIGDSGLAKAQGASEDSALAVSNPESRIPNPEAAVAAYLARHETKGLLRFITCGSVDDGKSTLIGRLLFESRALFDDQLSALEKDSRRHGTQGADIDYALLLDGLSAEREQGITIDVAYRFFSTEKRKFIVADCPGHEQYTRNMATGASTADVAVVLVDARKGLLPQTRRHSYIVSLLGIRHVLLAVNKMDLVDYDRAVFDEIQAGYRELATQLGIEHVQAVPLSALRGDNLLGSSERTPWYTGPNVLEYLETVDVSRHAQDIGFRLPVQWVNRPNQDFRGFAGTVAAGEVRPGDEVVALPSGRRSHVARIVTADGDLDLAREGQAITLTLRDEVDISRGDVIAHAHRPPQVADQFAAHLLWMGEQPLLPGRPYWLKIGTRTVSASVTEIKHKTDVNTQEALAAKHLELNEVGFCNLYLDQPVAFEAYADNRTLGGFILIDRQTHATVAAGTLQFALRRAGNIHWQHLDVDRTARARIKGQQPRVLWFTGLSGSGKSTIANLVDKRLHAMGYHTFILDGDNVRHGLNKDLGFTDEDRVENIRRVAEVAKLMSDAGLIVLVSFISPFRAERRMARELFAPGEFVEVYIDTPLAVAEKRDVKGLYAKARAGQLRNFTGIDSPYEVPEAAELTLDTVSDSAERLAQQVIDRLLG; encoded by the coding sequence TTGGGGATTCGGGATTGGCGAAAGCGCAGGGCGCTTCGGAGGACTCGGCTTTGGCTGTTTCGAATCCCGAATCCCGAATCCCGAATCCCGAGGCCGCCGTAGCGGCCTACCTCGCCCGCCACGAAACCAAGGGCCTGCTGCGCTTCATCACCTGCGGCAGCGTGGACGACGGCAAGAGCACGCTGATCGGCCGCTTGCTGTTCGAAAGCCGCGCGTTGTTCGACGACCAGCTGTCGGCGCTGGAGAAAGACAGCCGTCGTCACGGCACCCAGGGCGCCGACATCGATTACGCGCTGCTGCTCGACGGCCTGTCGGCCGAGCGCGAGCAGGGCATCACCATCGACGTCGCGTACCGATTCTTCAGCACGGAAAAGCGCAAGTTCATCGTCGCCGACTGCCCGGGCCACGAGCAGTACACGCGCAACATGGCCACCGGTGCGTCCACCGCAGACGTGGCGGTGGTGCTGGTCGACGCACGCAAGGGCCTGCTGCCGCAGACGCGGCGCCACAGTTACATCGTCTCGCTGCTGGGCATACGCCATGTGCTGCTGGCGGTGAACAAGATGGACCTGGTCGACTACGACCGCGCGGTGTTCGACGAGATCCAGGCCGGTTACCGCGAGCTTGCAACGCAGCTGGGCATCGAACACGTCCAGGCGGTGCCGCTGTCCGCGCTGCGTGGCGACAACCTGCTGGGTTCCTCCGAACGCACACCGTGGTACACCGGGCCGAACGTGCTCGAGTACCTGGAAACCGTCGACGTCTCGCGCCATGCGCAGGACATCGGCTTCCGCCTGCCGGTGCAGTGGGTGAATCGGCCGAACCAGGATTTCCGCGGCTTCGCAGGCACCGTCGCTGCGGGCGAGGTGCGGCCCGGCGACGAGGTCGTCGCGTTGCCGTCGGGCCGCCGTTCGCACGTCGCGCGCATCGTCACCGCCGACGGCGACCTCGACCTCGCGCGCGAAGGTCAGGCCATCACGCTCACGCTGCGCGATGAAGTGGACATCAGCCGCGGTGACGTCATCGCGCACGCGCACCGCCCGCCGCAGGTCGCCGATCAGTTCGCCGCGCACCTGCTGTGGATGGGCGAACAGCCGTTGCTGCCCGGGCGCCCGTACTGGCTGAAGATCGGCACGCGCACGGTCAGCGCCAGCGTCACCGAGATCAAGCACAAGACCGACGTCAACACGCAGGAAGCGCTGGCGGCCAAGCACCTGGAGCTCAACGAGGTCGGCTTCTGCAATCTGTACCTGGATCAGCCGGTGGCGTTCGAGGCGTATGCGGACAACCGCACGCTGGGCGGCTTCATCCTGATCGACCGCCAGACCCATGCGACGGTCGCGGCGGGCACGTTGCAGTTCGCGCTGCGCCGCGCAGGCAACATCCACTGGCAGCACCTGGACGTGGACCGCACCGCGCGTGCGCGCATCAAGGGCCAGCAGCCGCGCGTGCTGTGGTTCACCGGCCTGTCGGGTTCGGGCAAGTCGACCATCGCCAACCTGGTCGACAAGCGCCTGCACGCGATGGGCTACCACACCTTCATCCTCGACGGCGACAACGTGCGCCACGGCCTCAACAAGGACCTGGGCTTCACCGACGAGGACCGCGTGGAGAACATCCGTCGCGTCGCCGAAGTGGCGAAGTTGATGAGCGACGCGGGGCTGATCGTGCTGGTGAGTTTCATCTCGCCGTTCCGCGCCGAGCGGCGCATGGCACGCGAGCTGTTCGCGCCGGGCGAGTTCGTCGAGGTCTACATCGACACGCCGCTGGCGGTGGCGGAGAAGCGCGACGTGAAGGGCCTGTACGCGAAGGCGCGCGCCGGCCAGCTGCGCAACTTCACCGGCATCGACTCGCCCTACGAAGTGCCGGAGGCGGCGGAGCTCACGCTCGACACGGTGTCCGATTCCGCCGAGCGCCTGGCGCAGCAGGTGATCGACCGCCTGCTGGGCTGA